In Deinococcus proteolyticus MRP, a single genomic region encodes these proteins:
- a CDS encoding LLM class flavin-dependent oxidoreductase, protein MKKHIGFLSFGHWTPSPQSQTRSASDVLLQSIDLAQAAEEIGADGAYFRVHHFARQLASPFPLLSAIGAKTGRIEIGTGVIDMRYENPLYMAEDAGAADLIAGGRLQLGLSRGSPEQVIDGWRYFGYQPAEGETEQDMARRHTQVFLDVLEGRGFAQPNPRPMFPNPPGLLRIEPHSEGLRERIWWGAGSVATAQWAAGLGMHMQTSTLKQDENGQSLHVQQAEQIRAFKQAWAEAGHSYAGRTSVSRSIFPIVNDQDRAYFGGHDDNHDQFGHIDNYRAVFGRSYAAEPDRLIEQLKADEAVAEADTLLLTVPNQLGVDYCAHVLESFVQHVAPGLGWR, encoded by the coding sequence ATGAAGAAGCACATCGGTTTTCTCTCGTTCGGCCACTGGACGCCCTCGCCCCAGTCGCAGACCCGCTCGGCCAGCGACGTGCTGCTGCAATCCATCGACCTGGCGCAGGCCGCCGAAGAAATCGGAGCGGACGGCGCCTATTTCCGGGTCCACCACTTTGCGCGGCAACTGGCCTCGCCTTTCCCGCTGCTCTCGGCCATCGGGGCCAAGACCGGCCGCATCGAAATCGGCACGGGTGTGATTGACATGCGCTACGAAAACCCGCTGTACATGGCCGAAGACGCCGGCGCAGCCGACCTGATTGCGGGCGGGCGGCTGCAACTGGGCCTCAGCCGTGGCTCACCCGAGCAGGTGATAGACGGCTGGCGCTACTTCGGCTACCAGCCTGCCGAGGGCGAAACCGAGCAGGACATGGCCCGCCGCCACACCCAGGTCTTTCTGGACGTGCTGGAAGGGCGCGGCTTCGCTCAGCCCAACCCACGCCCGATGTTCCCCAATCCCCCAGGGCTGCTGCGTATCGAGCCGCACTCGGAAGGCCTGCGCGAGCGCATCTGGTGGGGCGCAGGCAGCGTCGCCACCGCGCAGTGGGCGGCTGGGCTGGGCATGCACATGCAGACTTCAACCCTCAAGCAGGACGAGAACGGCCAGTCGCTGCACGTGCAGCAGGCCGAGCAGATTCGCGCGTTTAAGCAGGCGTGGGCGGAAGCAGGCCACAGCTACGCGGGCCGCACCTCGGTCAGCCGCAGCATCTTCCCTATCGTGAATGACCAGGACCGCGCCTACTTCGGCGGCCATGACGACAACCACGACCAGTTCGGCCACATCGACAACTACCGCGCCGTATTTGGCCGCTCCTACGCCGCCGAACCCGACCGCCTGATTGAGCAACTGAAAGCCGACGAAGCGGTTGCCGAGGCCGACACGCTGCTGCTCACCGTGCCCAATCAGCTGGGCGTGGACTACTGTGCCCATGTGCTGGAAAGCTTCGTGCAGCACGTGGCTCCAGGGTTGGGCTGGCGGTAA
- a CDS encoding GNAT family N-acetyltransferase, giving the protein MPTADQTRSLTFDVLQDDFGPALDEVARLRLELFREFPYLYEGTAESEAEYLRTYALAPGALLVLARDGERVVGACTAVPLEHEVEELQAPFRAAGLDPAQVLYIGEALLETEYQSRGLGGELLDRAEAQAAALNLPLIAAAMVQRPADHPLMPAGWRSPRKFVERRGYVMRPELDTTLTWQEVGEAQPSPKPMRFWVLERGRGSAV; this is encoded by the coding sequence ATGCCGACTGCTGACCAGACCCGTTCCCTGACCTTCGATGTGCTCCAGGATGATTTTGGCCCCGCGCTGGACGAGGTGGCCCGCCTGCGCCTGGAGCTGTTCCGCGAGTTTCCCTACCTGTACGAAGGCACCGCCGAGTCCGAAGCCGAGTACCTGCGGACCTACGCCCTGGCCCCCGGTGCCCTGCTGGTGCTGGCCCGCGACGGTGAGCGGGTGGTGGGCGCCTGCACCGCCGTGCCGCTGGAGCATGAAGTCGAGGAATTGCAGGCCCCGTTCCGCGCCGCCGGGCTGGACCCCGCGCAGGTGCTGTACATCGGTGAGGCCCTGCTGGAGACGGAGTACCAGAGCCGGGGCCTGGGCGGCGAGCTGCTGGACCGCGCCGAGGCTCAGGCGGCAGCCCTGAACCTGCCGCTGATTGCCGCCGCGATGGTGCAGCGCCCGGCCGACCACCCGCTGATGCCGGCCGGCTGGCGCTCGCCGCGCAAGTTCGTGGAGCGGCGCGGCTATGTGATGCGCCCGGAGCTGGACACCACGCTGACCTGGCAGGAGGTGGGCGAGGCGCAGCCCAGCCCCAAGCCGATGCGTTTTTGGGTGCTGGAGCGGGGGCGCGGGAGCGCCGTCTGA
- a CDS encoding choice-of-anchor I family protein: protein MKKFALLSLPLLVASCGLLGGPEEKTRALHTEATLTRFDSQKLETRAGKSALFSKDAEPEYITVSPDGKTAYVSLQESNALAVLDIASGEFTAVRPLGFKDWSKSALDASDRDGADKKGRINIQAWPVLGAYMPDSIASYSVNGQTYILSANEGDGREYEGFGDEVRVKDLKLDSAAFPNATELQKDAALGRLTVSRVDADTDGDGDADRLVTFGGRSLSVWKAAGGLVSDTGDLFERTVAAQRPSTFNSEGTAETFDTRSDNKGPEPEALTVAQLGGRHFAYVGLERTGGIMVLDVSNPAQPALVQYFNDIDASAVAKDGAAGDLAPEGLLFIPAASSPSGQPLLVSSNEVSGSVSLYTVASDGRLTRAGRYQAAPFQFEEGVAEISAYDPATKRLFTVNGATGGLDMLDISNVSAPRLVGSVDLSRYGSGANSVAAYGGVVAVAVQAKTKTDAGSVVLLDAMGKELAQPVQVGALPDMLTFTPDGKTILVANEGEPNADYSVDPAGSVSIIDVKQALARR, encoded by the coding sequence ATGAAAAAGTTTGCTCTGCTGTCTCTGCCGTTGCTGGTGGCCTCCTGCGGTCTGCTGGGAGGCCCCGAGGAAAAGACCCGTGCCCTGCACACCGAAGCCACGCTGACCCGCTTCGACAGCCAAAAGCTGGAAACCCGCGCAGGCAAGAGTGCCCTGTTTTCCAAAGACGCCGAACCCGAGTACATCACGGTCAGCCCCGACGGCAAGACTGCCTATGTCTCGCTGCAAGAAAGCAACGCGCTGGCCGTGCTGGACATCGCCAGCGGCGAGTTCACGGCGGTGCGTCCGCTGGGCTTCAAGGATTGGAGTAAGTCAGCGCTGGACGCCAGTGACCGCGACGGGGCCGATAAAAAAGGCCGCATCAACATCCAGGCCTGGCCGGTGCTGGGCGCGTACATGCCCGACAGCATCGCCAGCTACAGCGTGAACGGTCAGACCTACATCCTCAGCGCCAACGAGGGCGATGGCCGCGAGTACGAGGGCTTCGGGGACGAGGTGCGCGTCAAAGACCTCAAGCTGGACAGCGCCGCTTTTCCTAACGCCACCGAGCTGCAAAAAGACGCCGCGCTGGGCCGCCTGACCGTGAGCCGGGTAGATGCCGACACCGACGGCGACGGCGACGCGGACCGCCTGGTGACCTTCGGTGGCCGCAGCCTGAGCGTGTGGAAGGCCGCAGGCGGGCTGGTGAGCGACACGGGCGACCTGTTCGAGCGCACGGTGGCCGCGCAGCGCCCGAGCACCTTCAACTCCGAGGGCACTGCTGAGACGTTTGATACCCGCAGCGACAACAAAGGCCCCGAACCCGAAGCGCTGACCGTGGCCCAACTGGGCGGGCGGCACTTCGCCTATGTGGGCCTGGAGCGGACGGGCGGCATCATGGTGCTGGACGTGAGCAACCCCGCGCAGCCTGCACTGGTGCAGTACTTCAACGACATTGACGCGAGCGCTGTAGCCAAGGATGGCGCGGCGGGTGACCTGGCCCCCGAGGGGCTGCTGTTTATTCCCGCGGCCAGCAGCCCCAGCGGTCAGCCGCTGCTGGTCAGCTCCAACGAGGTCAGCGGCAGCGTGAGCCTGTACACCGTGGCAAGCGATGGCCGCCTGACCCGCGCAGGCCGCTATCAGGCCGCGCCGTTCCAGTTCGAGGAAGGCGTGGCCGAAATCAGCGCCTATGACCCGGCCACCAAGCGCCTGTTTACCGTGAACGGTGCGACGGGCGGCCTGGATATGCTGGATATCTCCAACGTGTCTGCGCCGCGCCTGGTGGGGTCGGTGGACCTGAGCCGCTACGGCAGCGGGGCCAACTCGGTGGCGGCTTACGGCGGCGTGGTGGCGGTGGCGGTACAGGCGAAGACCAAGACCGACGCTGGCTCGGTGGTGCTGCTGGATGCCATGGGCAAGGAGCTGGCCCAGCCGGTGCAGGTAGGTGCGCTGCCCGACATGCTCACCTTTACCCCGGACGGCAAGACCATTCTGGTGGCGAACGAGGGCGAGCCGAACGCGGACTACAGCGTGGACCCGGCCGGCAGCGTGAGCATCATTGACGTGAAGCAGGCCCTGGCCCGCCGCTGA
- a CDS encoding ketopantoate reductase family protein, whose product MTQPRDLQTVSIVGLGALGILFGGQLAQALGPEQVRVVAGAARAERYRQEGVEMDGATVPFTYLTPEDTPAPADLVLVCVKFHQLEAVRPLIASQLGPDTLIVSALNGISSESVLAEWFGPERLVYAVAQEMDARKEGRRLIYRDRGQLVIGAMTQDKAETERVERVAELFRRTHFPHTVVDDMPRRLWGKWMLNVGVNQTVALYRGTFATVQAEGEARDTFKAAMREVLALSAHAGTGLTKDDFRYWLRVMDGLDPAAKPSLAQDLEAGRPTELELFAGTVIRLGREYGVPTPVNERLYAGIRALEVQASVSSSGTSVSSNK is encoded by the coding sequence ATGACCCAGCCACGTGACCTTCAGACCGTTTCTATCGTGGGCCTGGGCGCACTGGGCATTCTGTTCGGTGGCCAGCTGGCGCAGGCGCTCGGGCCTGAGCAGGTGCGGGTGGTGGCAGGCGCAGCGCGGGCCGAGCGCTACCGCCAGGAGGGCGTGGAGATGGACGGGGCAACGGTGCCGTTCACGTACCTCACGCCCGAGGACACCCCCGCGCCCGCCGACCTGGTGCTGGTGTGCGTCAAGTTTCACCAGCTGGAAGCCGTGCGCCCGCTGATTGCCAGTCAGTTGGGGCCAGACACACTTATCGTTTCGGCGCTCAACGGCATTTCCAGCGAGAGCGTGCTGGCGGAGTGGTTCGGGCCTGAGCGCCTGGTGTACGCCGTGGCGCAGGAGATGGACGCCCGCAAGGAAGGCCGCCGCCTGATTTACCGGGACCGGGGCCAACTGGTGATTGGCGCGATGACACAGGACAAAGCCGAAACCGAGCGGGTGGAGCGGGTGGCCGAACTCTTCCGCCGTACCCACTTTCCGCATACGGTGGTGGACGACATGCCGCGCCGCCTGTGGGGCAAATGGATGCTGAATGTGGGCGTGAATCAGACGGTGGCGCTGTACCGGGGCACCTTCGCCACCGTGCAGGCCGAGGGCGAGGCCCGCGACACCTTCAAGGCCGCCATGCGCGAGGTGCTGGCGCTCTCAGCCCACGCAGGCACCGGCCTGACCAAAGACGACTTCCGCTACTGGCTGCGGGTGATGGACGGCCTGGACCCCGCCGCCAAGCCGTCGCTGGCGCAGGATTTGGAAGCGGGCCGCCCCACCGAGCTGGAACTGTTCGCTGGCACGGTCATCCGGCTGGGGCGGGAGTACGGCGTGCCTACACCGGTGAATGAGCGGCTGTACGCAGGGATTCGGGCGCTGGAAGTTCAGGCGTCGGTTTCCTCCAGCGGCACTAGCGTCAGCTCTAACAAGTAA
- a CDS encoding DUF2905 family protein: MTDGPRLVMFLGALLLVLGLLWAFAPGTLKALFGWFGHLPGDINHRSGNTFVFIPWVSMLALSLGLSLLSALLRMFR, translated from the coding sequence ATGACCGATGGACCCCGTCTCGTGATGTTCCTGGGTGCGCTGCTGCTGGTGCTGGGGCTGCTGTGGGCTTTTGCCCCCGGCACCCTGAAGGCCCTTTTCGGCTGGTTCGGGCACTTGCCCGGCGATATCAACCACCGCAGCGGCAACACCTTCGTCTTTATTCCCTGGGTCAGCATGCTGGCCCTCAGTCTGGGCCTGTCGCTGCTCAGTGCCCTGCTGAGAATGTTCCGCTGA
- the leuB gene encoding 3-isopropylmalate dehydrogenase: protein MARVVVLPGDGIGPEVVGAALQVLREVAPDVTLEEHPIGGAAFEAAGDPFPPGTRDALAGADAALLGTVGGAPDSAWNHLPRPQRPESGLLRLRQHLGVFANLRPVQVMPGLEHLSPLRPEIAAGVDLLIVRELLGGAYFDPRRGRGEDAAFNTIGYSRAEIERVGEHAFRAAQERRGVLTSVDKANVLEVSELWRDTVTAQAQAYPRVTLNHEYVDSVATLLVTRPQRYDVLLTENLFGDILSDLAAVLPGSLGLMPSASLGARTGLYEPVHGSAPDIAGQGVANPAGTILSAALLLRYSLGRGSEADRVEAAVRTALAAVPTRDLGGTATTAELTAAVLRAL from the coding sequence GTGGCTAGGGTCGTGGTGCTGCCCGGCGACGGGATCGGCCCTGAGGTGGTGGGCGCGGCGCTGCAGGTGCTGCGTGAGGTGGCTCCGGACGTGACGTTGGAAGAACACCCCATCGGCGGGGCAGCTTTTGAGGCGGCAGGTGACCCCTTTCCGCCGGGCACCCGTGACGCCCTGGCCGGCGCTGACGCCGCGCTGCTGGGTACAGTGGGCGGCGCACCGGACAGCGCCTGGAACCACCTGCCCCGGCCTCAGCGCCCCGAAAGCGGGTTGCTGAGGCTGCGCCAGCACCTGGGCGTGTTCGCCAACCTGCGCCCAGTGCAGGTGATGCCGGGGCTGGAACATCTCAGCCCGCTGCGGCCCGAAATTGCCGCCGGGGTGGACCTGCTCATCGTGCGCGAGCTGCTGGGCGGGGCCTACTTCGACCCGCGCCGTGGGCGGGGTGAGGACGCTGCGTTCAACACCATCGGCTATAGCCGCGCCGAAATCGAGCGCGTGGGCGAGCATGCTTTCCGGGCCGCGCAGGAGCGCCGGGGCGTACTGACCAGCGTGGACAAGGCCAATGTGCTGGAAGTCAGTGAGCTGTGGCGCGACACCGTGACGGCGCAGGCGCAGGCTTACCCCCGCGTGACCCTGAACCACGAGTATGTGGACAGCGTGGCGACCTTGCTGGTCACCCGTCCGCAGCGCTACGACGTGCTGCTGACCGAGAACCTGTTCGGCGACATTCTCAGCGACCTGGCCGCCGTGCTGCCCGGCTCACTGGGGCTGATGCCCTCGGCCAGCCTGGGCGCACGCACGGGCCTGTACGAACCGGTTCACGGCAGCGCGCCCGACATTGCCGGGCAGGGCGTGGCCAATCCGGCCGGCACCATTCTCAGCGCGGCGCTGCTGCTGCGCTACAGCCTGGGCCGGGGCAGCGAGGCCGACCGGGTGGAAGCGGCCGTGCGCACGGCCCTGGCCGCCGTCCCCACCCGCGACCTGGGCGGCACCGCGACCACCGCCGAGCTGACGGCCGCGGTGCTGCGGGCGCTGTAA
- a CDS encoding 3-isopropylmalate dehydratase large subunit codes for MGMTIAEKILAAHAGKDAVTPGELLECTTDLVLCHEITTPAALRMLEERGMDRVFDPEKIVAVPDHSVPAMNIKAAQMYQKLKSWVHEKGIRHFYDVGRGGIAHVVLENTGLLKPGQTLVSGDSHTCNGGALGAFATGVGSTDLAGAIYAGRVWFKVPETMLIRVTGEAGPGVTPKDIVLEVIRQIGADGANYMVMEWVGDYIDNLDMEGRFTLTNMAIEAGGKTGIVAVDGTTREYLRVRGVEPGEYTEYRSDPDAQYRVVLDIDASQVEPTVAYPHIPSNGRVAGSDAIAVTHAYVGSCTNGRISDLREVARILRGRRVADGVQMTIVPATQAVWKQAAVEGLMEIFVDAGATVSYPSCGACLGMHTGVLGPNDVCISSSNRNFVGRMGDPTAQIYLASPATVAASAVTGMITDPRTMQGAEAAD; via the coding sequence ATGGGTATGACCATTGCCGAAAAGATTCTCGCCGCACACGCCGGCAAGGACGCCGTGACCCCCGGAGAACTGCTGGAATGCACCACCGACCTCGTGCTGTGCCACGAAATCACCACCCCCGCTGCCCTGCGGATGCTGGAAGAGCGCGGCATGGACCGCGTGTTCGACCCGGAGAAAATCGTGGCTGTGCCGGACCACTCGGTGCCGGCCATGAACATCAAAGCGGCGCAGATGTACCAGAAGCTGAAAAGCTGGGTACACGAAAAAGGCATCCGGCACTTTTACGATGTCGGGCGCGGCGGTATCGCCCACGTGGTGCTGGAAAACACCGGCCTGCTGAAGCCGGGGCAGACGCTGGTGTCGGGCGACAGCCACACTTGCAACGGCGGCGCACTGGGCGCCTTCGCCACCGGCGTGGGCAGCACCGACCTGGCCGGCGCCATCTACGCGGGCCGGGTGTGGTTCAAGGTGCCCGAAACCATGCTGATTCGCGTGACGGGCGAGGCCGGTCCCGGCGTGACGCCCAAAGACATCGTGCTGGAGGTGATCCGGCAAATCGGGGCGGACGGCGCCAACTACATGGTGATGGAGTGGGTGGGCGACTACATCGACAACCTCGACATGGAAGGCCGCTTTACCCTGACCAACATGGCGATTGAGGCCGGTGGCAAGACCGGCATCGTGGCGGTGGACGGCACCACCCGCGAGTACCTGCGGGTGCGCGGGGTGGAGCCGGGCGAGTACACCGAGTACCGGTCCGACCCCGACGCGCAGTACCGCGTGGTGCTTGACATTGACGCCTCGCAGGTGGAGCCGACCGTGGCCTACCCGCACATTCCCAGCAACGGCCGGGTGGCCGGCAGCGACGCCATTGCGGTGACGCATGCCTACGTGGGCAGCTGCACCAACGGCCGCATCAGCGACCTGCGCGAGGTGGCGCGGATTCTGCGTGGCCGCCGGGTGGCCGACGGCGTGCAGATGACCATCGTGCCCGCCACCCAGGCAGTGTGGAAGCAGGCGGCCGTAGAAGGGCTGATGGAGATTTTCGTGGACGCGGGAGCCACCGTGTCCTACCCCAGCTGCGGCGCCTGCCTGGGCATGCACACCGGCGTGCTGGGGCCGAACGACGTGTGTATCAGCAGTTCCAACCGCAACTTCGTAGGCCGCATGGGCGACCCCACCGCGCAGATTTACCTGGCCAGCCCCGCCACGGTGGCCGCCAGCGCCGTGACCGGCATGATTACCGACCCGCGCACCATGCAGGGCGCAGAAGCCGCCGACTGA
- a CDS encoding GNAT family N-acetyltransferase, whose product MQEAARSLGYQTDLAVLRHQGAVMAARQGYAAVHTPGNPDFWWGNFLLLPGLDSAVPAQEWLARFAAEFPSARHAAFGLDITQPPELQRVAEFAALGFALERSTVLTAQQTAPCRPLPPGGELRPLHSGDDWHQALNLRLALNAAGGEPLPGHLPFVRDRLRLLRQAQERGEGAAWGAFVGRQLRASLGIYRAGQWNGEVLARYQDVETHPDWRSRGLAGGLVHAAGEWAQRELGAQTLVIVADPEHHAQALYQRLGFSVREEAWGLVRPPGPVSPGR is encoded by the coding sequence ATGCAAGAGGCTGCACGTTCCCTGGGCTACCAGACCGATTTGGCGGTGCTGCGGCACCAGGGGGCAGTCATGGCGGCGCGGCAGGGCTACGCCGCCGTCCATACCCCCGGCAATCCCGACTTCTGGTGGGGCAATTTCCTGCTGCTGCCGGGGCTGGACAGTGCCGTGCCGGCCCAGGAGTGGCTGGCCCGTTTCGCTGCCGAATTCCCGTCGGCGCGGCATGCGGCCTTTGGGCTGGACATCACGCAGCCGCCGGAGCTGCAGCGGGTGGCAGAGTTTGCAGCGCTGGGCTTCGCGCTGGAGCGGTCCACCGTGCTGACCGCGCAGCAGACCGCGCCCTGCCGGCCCCTGCCGCCCGGCGGAGAGCTGCGCCCGCTGCATTCCGGCGACGACTGGCATCAGGCGCTGAACCTGCGGCTGGCCCTCAATGCGGCCGGAGGGGAACCGCTCCCCGGTCACCTGCCGTTCGTCCGTGACCGGCTGCGGCTGCTGCGTCAGGCCCAGGAGCGCGGCGAGGGTGCCGCCTGGGGCGCGTTTGTAGGCCGGCAGCTGCGGGCCTCGCTGGGCATCTACCGGGCCGGGCAGTGGAATGGCGAAGTGCTGGCCCGCTATCAGGACGTGGAAACCCACCCGGACTGGCGCTCGCGGGGGCTGGCGGGCGGGCTGGTGCATGCAGCCGGCGAGTGGGCGCAGCGTGAACTGGGCGCACAGACGCTGGTCATCGTGGCCGACCCGGAGCACCACGCGCAGGCCCTGTACCAGCGGCTGGGGTTCAGTGTCCGGGAGGAAGCCTGGGGGCTGGTGCGCCCGCCCGGCCCAGTCTCACCGGGCCGCTGA
- a CDS encoding 3-isopropylmalate dehydratase small subunit, which produces MTDPQRSTRPAPARGTQTRTHTLQPMTARTARVHVFGRDHINTDEIIPARYLTTDREEELAPYAMQDYDPQFVQRVGQGDIVIAGADFGCGSSREHAVWALRGAGVSAVLAPNFARIFYRNAINNGFPALECAGIEELFSDGDEATLDLEAGTIRNETTGRELRFTPLPDFALAVKAAGGWLEYMRDQDAAAQAGSAASLPDGGGEQPGGTLNTASTEGGYGHAGRPQGDGASFETPAGAAEPGRG; this is translated from the coding sequence ATGACCGACCCCCAGCGTTCCACCCGTCCCGCGCCGGCCCGCGGCACCCAGACGCGGACCCATACCCTCCAGCCGATGACGGCCCGCACGGCCCGCGTGCATGTGTTCGGGCGCGACCACATCAATACCGACGAGATTATTCCCGCCCGTTACCTCACCACCGACCGCGAGGAAGAACTGGCCCCCTACGCCATGCAGGACTACGACCCGCAGTTCGTGCAGCGGGTGGGCCAGGGAGACATCGTGATTGCCGGGGCCGATTTCGGCTGCGGGTCCAGCCGCGAACACGCCGTGTGGGCGCTGCGCGGCGCCGGCGTCAGCGCGGTGCTGGCGCCCAACTTCGCCCGTATCTTTTACCGCAATGCCATCAACAACGGCTTTCCGGCGCTGGAGTGCGCAGGAATAGAGGAGCTGTTCAGCGACGGCGACGAGGCCACGCTGGACCTGGAAGCCGGCACCATCCGCAACGAAACGACCGGCCGGGAGCTGCGGTTCACGCCGCTGCCCGACTTCGCGCTGGCGGTCAAAGCTGCAGGCGGCTGGCTGGAATACATGCGTGACCAGGACGCGGCGGCCCAGGCAGGCAGCGCAGCGTCGTTGCCGGACGGAGGGGGAGAGCAGCCGGGCGGAACGCTGAACACGGCCAGCACCGAGGGCGGCTACGGCCACGCCGGACGGCCGCAAGGTGACGGAGCCAGCTTCGAGACTCCAGCGGGCGCAGCGGAGCCGGGCCGTGGCTAG
- a CDS encoding MFS transporter, translating to MTRASSNHLPRGFWTYLAGMAGMSLGDALLSLAMPFLALRLSTVPDERAVALVFLAGSLPRFAAPLLGSVADRLTPRAAIGVASGLRAAAVLSVAGLALAGMLPYWGLLALAAANALLNTLIFAAGSALVPRLVPDELLARANALNSGVMMGLPLVGLGLGGVLLGLLTPASVYLCAVPLLALAPLAAFFLPKLAAAEAGKASVLGLWHDLRHGLRTIFGQTFLTASFGFSFGLNIGLNVMNARAPLALRGAGGDIHAYVVFEVLVAGSILAGITWASRGRSVPQLHRFAVLGAALVTLGLLPMLSAAAEAWWAGAVCFGVGLGLVSVATTTRSQQLVPTAERGRTMGALIGLNALGLTLGAALAASALSTPTLMLGLALGLGAAAWTLARAVQAG from the coding sequence ATGACGAGGGCCAGTTCCAACCATTTACCACGCGGCTTCTGGACGTACCTTGCGGGCATGGCGGGCATGTCGCTAGGCGACGCGCTGCTCAGCCTTGCTATGCCATTTTTAGCGCTGCGCCTAAGCACTGTCCCCGACGAGCGGGCGGTGGCGCTGGTGTTCTTGGCTGGAAGTCTGCCGCGTTTTGCCGCGCCGCTGCTGGGCAGCGTGGCTGACCGCCTCACGCCCCGTGCGGCCATTGGCGTGGCGAGCGGCCTACGTGCGGCGGCGGTGCTGTCGGTGGCTGGGTTGGCACTGGCTGGAATGCTGCCGTATTGGGGCTTGCTGGCCCTCGCCGCCGCCAACGCGCTGCTCAACACACTGATTTTTGCGGCTGGAAGTGCATTGGTGCCGCGCCTGGTGCCCGATGAGCTGCTGGCCCGCGCCAATGCCCTCAACAGCGGAGTGATGATGGGCCTGCCGCTGGTGGGCCTCGGCCTCGGCGGGGTGCTGCTGGGGCTGCTGACACCCGCCAGCGTGTATCTCTGCGCCGTGCCGCTGCTGGCATTGGCTCCGCTGGCGGCTTTCTTTCTGCCCAAGCTAGCCGCCGCTGAGGCTGGAAAAGCGAGCGTGCTGGGCCTGTGGCACGACCTGCGGCACGGCCTGCGGACCATTTTTGGGCAGACCTTTCTGACAGCGTCGTTTGGGTTTTCTTTTGGCCTGAATATTGGGCTAAATGTGATGAATGCCCGTGCGCCTCTTGCGCTGCGTGGCGCTGGCGGCGACATTCACGCCTACGTCGTCTTCGAAGTGCTGGTGGCGGGCAGTATTTTGGCGGGCATCACGTGGGCCAGTCGGGGCCGCAGCGTGCCCCAGTTGCACCGCTTTGCCGTGCTGGGCGCAGCGCTCGTGACGCTGGGGCTGCTGCCAATGCTATCGGCGGCGGCAGAGGCATGGTGGGCGGGGGCCGTGTGCTTTGGCGTGGGTCTCGGCCTCGTCAGCGTGGCCACCACCACCCGCTCGCAGCAACTGGTGCCCACGGCTGAGCGGGGCCGCACCATGGGTGCACTCATTGGCCTGAATGCACTGGGCCTAACCCTCGGCGCGGCGCTGGCAGCTTCGGCCCTATCCACACCCACGCTGATGCTAGGGCTGGCGCTTGGACTGGGGGCAGCAGCGTGGACGCTGGCCAGGGCGGTGCAGGCAGGGTAG
- a CDS encoding glutaredoxin family protein — protein MSQQPITMYTTSWCPDCMIAKKALAAKGIPFTEVNIEHDENAAERVMQINGGKRSVPTLVYGDVAHSLSGFRPQKLDAFLAAAGL, from the coding sequence ATGTCTCAGCAACCCATCACCATGTACACCACCAGCTGGTGCCCCGACTGCATGATTGCCAAAAAGGCACTGGCCGCCAAGGGCATCCCTTTTACCGAGGTGAACATCGAACACGACGAGAACGCCGCCGAGCGCGTAATGCAGATCAACGGCGGCAAGCGCAGTGTGCCCACGCTGGTCTACGGCGACGTGGCCCATAGTCTCAGCGGCTTCCGCCCGCAGAAGCTGGACGCCTTCTTGGCCGCAGCCGGCCTCTGA
- a CDS encoding ExbD/TolR family protein, with amino-acid sequence MSRPARRRLREDTPVTFDFAPMVDVVMLLLIFFFLTSSLQDGAAKQALPLDLPRASMTVQETPDLPVVSVDAAGKIYLAGEPITLEGLAQQLPPLVQASGGLVGLRADQSGNYGTVVKVMDTIKAAGGERLALSTEAAGTGNAAGGGP; translated from the coding sequence GTGAGCCGCCCCGCCCGCCGCCGGCTGCGGGAAGACACCCCGGTAACCTTCGACTTCGCGCCGATGGTGGACGTGGTGATGCTGCTGCTGATCTTTTTCTTTCTGACCAGTTCGCTGCAAGATGGCGCGGCCAAGCAGGCCCTGCCACTGGACCTGCCGCGTGCCAGCATGACCGTGCAGGAAACCCCCGACCTGCCGGTCGTGAGTGTGGACGCGGCGGGCAAGATTTACCTGGCCGGCGAGCCTATTACCCTGGAGGGCCTGGCCCAGCAGCTGCCCCCGCTGGTGCAGGCGTCGGGCGGGCTGGTGGGCCTGCGCGCCGACCAGAGCGGCAACTACGGCACCGTGGTGAAGGTGATGGACACCATCAAGGCAGCCGGCGGTGAGCGCCTGGCGCTGAGTACCGAAGCAGCGGGAACCGGAAACGCCGCAGGAGGCGGGCCGTGA